The genomic DNA ATCTCGGCGGCCCGGCGGATGATCTCGGCCAGTGGCCAGAAGCTGCTCCCCTCGGCGTCGGAGGGGCACTGGCCGTAGAGCACGGTGGCGGCGTCGTCGAGGGCGTCGACGGCCGCCGCGACCAGCCGCGACTTGCCCACCCCGGCCGGGCCGAGCACGGTCAGCAGGTGGCAGGTGGAGGTCTGCACCGTCCGCTGGAACATCCAGTCGAACAGCTGCAGCTCGGCCAGCCGGCCCACCAGCGGGTTGTCCGAGCGCCGGGCGTGCCCGAGCGCGTCCGGGGACACGTCGACCAGCCGCCAGGCGCCCCCGTCGACCCCCTCGACCTCGGCCGCGACCAGCGCGTCGCGGGACAGGTGCCAGGTGCGCCGGTCGAGCAGCACCTCCCCGGGGCCGGCGGCCTCCTGGAGCCGGGTGGCCAGGTTGACCGCCTCGCCGATGACCAGCGGGTCGCCGCCGGTCTCCTCGACCATGACCTCGCCGGTGGCGACCCCGATGCGGACCTCGATCGCCGGGCTTCCCTCGGTGTCCAGGTCGGCGACGGCGTCCTGCATGCCTGCGGCCGCCCGGACCGCCCGCAGGGCGTCGTCCTCGCGGACCACCGGGACCCCGAAGGTGGCCACCACCGCGTCCCCGATGAACTTCTGCACCAGGCCGTGGTGGCGTTCCAGGACGGCCCTGGTCCGC from Actinomycetota bacterium includes the following:
- a CDS encoding adenylate/guanylate cyclase domain-containing protein is translated as MLTCANCGEQNPERARFCLNCGAALVAEQRRGARKVVTVVVCDVSGSTALGERLDPESLSRVMTRFFERTRAVLERHHGLVQKFIGDAVVATFGVPVVREDDALRAVRAAAGMQDAVADLDTEGSPAIEVRIGVATGEVMVEETGGDPLVIGEAVNLATRLQEAAGPGEVLLDRRTWHLSRDALVAAEVEGVDGGAWRLVDVSPDALGHARRSDNPLVGRLAELQLFDWMFQRTVQTSTCHLLTVLGPAGVGKSRLVAAAVDALDDAATVLYGQCPSDAEGSSFWPLAEIIRRAAE